One genomic region from Magallana gigas chromosome 3, xbMagGiga1.1, whole genome shotgun sequence encodes:
- the LOC117692827 gene encoding E3 ubiquitin-protein ligase TRIM71, with protein sequence MDPMKGAQDIIRCDVCSNNEREKSPAEVHCNTCHTNVCSPCVARHMALDKSKKHDIVLFHVASTEIILPSCSSHTKLKCDLFCKKCSIPICLKCLSSNHNSHNVEELTELCQKIYKDVQNETEELQQCIIPELENILGEEDEKLRKLNEAYDKLDSSFEEHGKNLHRRVDAVISKYKTKVQQRKQTDAKILQQQMEEVNEILSDAKQAAVKNKALLKSKNASSLIVHNSKNANLTEVPNLRNIIPPNFTLKPIPADFLDSVIGEIPDSQVRFREESIIQTNDKQEAAVGASSDRELLTYSFSTPYKRLHRLACTRSEQIWTSSNENTLRCLDMYTGSIVATAVLDLNPIAICINTANELLICDRTTVYKRELTGVIVPCCSVPSGWNAEALAKSSALADSCGFFLFLRHDDNRQSKVLRIVDGHLTGLVRGEYQYDNHGKELFNSNCYDFFLAENRNGDICVSDTTSLVVLDRRGKFRFRYHGKVFDTFYKPFQPRGVSTDSLGSIFLADLDNRCIHVLDKDGRFVRYITCGGSLDKLCDVSCDEKGRLWVAERHTAKVKCIEYQVLIGTMKDIFDQISRLI encoded by the coding sequence ATGGACCCAATGAAAGGAGCGCAGGATATCATCAGATGTGACGTCTGCTCAAACAATGAGCGGGAAAAATCTCCAGCGGAAGTCCACTGCAATACGTGTCACACTAACGTCTGCAGCCCTTGTGTTGCAAGGCATATGGCATTGGATAAATCTAAGAAACACGATATAGTTCTCTTTCATGTTGCCAGCACAGAAATTATTTTGCCATCATGTTCTTCTCATACCAAACTAAAATGCGACTTGTTCTGCAAGAAATGTTCGATTCCGATTTGTCTGAAATGCCTCTCCTCCAATCACAATAGCCACAATGTGGAAGAACTGACAGAGTTGTGTCAAAAAATCTACAAGGACGTTCAAAACGAAACGGAGGAACTGCAACAGTGCATCATACCAGAgcttgaaaatattttaggcGAGGAGGATGAAAAACTCAGAAAATTAAATGAAGCATACGACAAATTGGATTCATCTTTTGAGGAGCACGGTAAAAACCTCCATAGAAGAGTCGATGCAGTTATATCCAAGTACAAAACCAAAGTCCAACAGAGAAAACAAACGGATGCAAAGATTTTACAACAGCAAATGGAAGAAGTAAACGAAATATTGTCAGACGCAAAACAAGCTGCTGTCAAAAACAAAGCCCTTTTAAAGTCAAAGAATGCCTCAAGTTTGATTGTACACAattcaaaaaatgcaaatcTAACTGAAGTTCCTAACCTACGAAACATTATACCTCCTAATTTCACACTAAAGCCTATTCCCGCAGATTTTCTGGACAGTGTAATAGGAGAAATACCAGATTCTCAGGTTCGGTTCAGAGAAGAGTCCATTATTCAAACCAATGATAAACAAGAAGCCGCTGTTGGTGCATCCTCAGACAGAGAGTTGCTAACATATTCTTTCTCTACTCCATATAAGCGGCTTCACAGATTAGCCTGTACACGTTCTGAGCAGATATGGACAAGTAGCAACGAAAATACGTTAAGATGTCTTGATATGTACACCGGTTCTATTGTAGCTACAGCAGTCCTTGATCTGAATCCCATTGCTATATGTATCAATACAGCTAATGAGCTGTTAATATGTGACCGTACTACAGTTTACAAACGAGAGTTGACTGGGGTAATAGTGCCATGTTGCAGTGTTCCTTCCGGATGGAATGCCGAGGCTCTGGCAAAATCTTCTGCACTTGCAGACTCATGCGGATTTTTCCTGTTCCTTAGGCATGACGACAACAGACAAAGTAAAGTTCTCCGAATAGTCGATGGCCATCTTACAGGCCTAGTCCGAGGAGAATATCAGTATGACAACCATGGCAAAGAACTGTTCAACTCAAACTGCTACGATTTCTTTCTTGCTGAAAACCGAAATGGCGATATCTGTGTATCGGATACAACATCTTTGGTCGTGTTGGATAGAAGGGGCAAATTCAGATTTAGATACCACGGTAAGGTGTTTGATACTTTCTACAAGCCCTTCCAACCGAGAGGCGTTTCTACCGACTCTCTGGGAAGTATTTTTCTGGCGGATCTGGACAACAGATGTATACATGTGCTAGATAAGGATGGACGATTCGTTCGCTATATTACATGCGGAGGGTCGTTAGATAAACTGTGCGATGTGAGCTGCGACGAAAAAGGACGACTATGGGTGGCGGAGAGACACACTGCTAAAGTCAAATGCATCGAATATCAAGTACTTATTGGCACTATGAAAGATATTTTCGACCAAATTAGTAGATTGATTTAA
- the LOC105331912 gene encoding pancreatic lipase-related protein 2 — MFSPMTNAIFLLFLTAVHGFWISSIIKRKVCYPHIGCFSNKSPFNNAKGILPSSPDAIGITFRLYTRKNQDQGQILKPYQPQTITSSSFVGSRRTIFITHGFTDTVKSGWALKMKDALLKKDDLNVITVDWSRGTRGIRYDKSTANTRVVGATVGKMVEALMKNTGVSLSNVHLIGHSLGAQIMGYAGKELRRFGQVGRISGLDPAGLNFERYSNEVKLDPSDAAFVDVIHTDGASLWEMAFGIRIPNGHADFYPNGGRKQPGCKRYLWKNIRNMFTGKISVIASNVGCSHSRAIHFFIESINTSCKFTAVPCKSYLSFYTGTCDNSCKNGCNRMGYHASKTATGNFYLKTNAAAPYCKN; from the exons ATG TTTTCCCCGATGACAAACGCCATTTTCCTCCTCTTCCTGACGGCAGTACATG gTTTTTGGATATCATCAATCATCAAACGGAAGGTTTGTTACCCCCATATTGGGTGCTTCAGCAACAAATCTCCATTCAATAATGCCAAGGGAATCCTCCCATCCTCGCCTGATGCCATCGGTATAACCTTCAGGCTATACACCAGGAAAAACCAAGATCAAGGACAGATACTCAAACCTTACCAGCCCCAGACGATCACTAGCTCCAGCTTCGTGGGAAGTCGACGGACTATTTTCATTACCCATGGTTTCACAGACACCGTAAAATCTGGATGGGCTTTGAAAATGAAGGACGCATTattaaaaaag GATGATTTGAACGTGATTACCGTGGACTGGTCACGTGGTACACGAGGCATCCGTTACGACAAGTCAACAGCGAACACTCGCGTGGTGGGGGCCACGGTGGGGAAAATGGTGGAGGCCCTAATGAAGAATACTGGGGTGTCTCTCAGTAATGTTCATCTGATCGGTCACAGCCTGGGCGCCCAGATCATGGGGTACGCCGGAAAAGAGCTACGCCGTTTTGGTCAAGTTGGCAGAATCTCTG gCCTAGATCCTGCTGGTTTGAATTTCGAGAGATATTCCAATGAAGTCAAATTGGATCCATCTGACGCTGCTTTCGTCGACGTCATCCATACAGACGGAGCCTCGCTATGGGAAATGG CATTTGGCATCAGAATACCCAATGGACATGCTGACTTTTACCCCAATGGTGGCAGAAAGCAACCGGGGTGCAAACGTTACTTGTGGAAAAACATACGGAACATGTTCACTGGGAAAATAAGTG TTATCGCCAGCAATGTTGGCTGCAGCCACTCCAGGGCTATCCACTTTTTCATCGAGTCCATTAACACGTCCTGTAAATTCACGGCGGTTCCCTGTAAATCCTACTTGAGCTTCTACACCGGAACCTGTGATAATTCATGCAAGAACGGCTGCAACAGAATGGGCTACCATGCTAGCAAAACGGCAACTGGgaatttttacttgaaaacaAATGCTGCCGCGCCTTATTGCAAAAACTAA
- the LOC136269665 gene encoding inactive pancreatic lipase-related protein 1-like: MFFPMTNAIFLLFLTTVHGFWISSVMKVFNRKVCYPHIGCFRSRPPFHNAKGILPSSPDAIGITFMLYTRKNHDQGQILKPYQPQTITSSSFVGSRRTIFITHGFTDTVKSGWALQMKDTLLNKDDLNVITVDWSRGTRGIRYDKSTANTRVVGATVGKMVEALTKNAVVSPSYVHLIGHSLGAQIMGYAGKELRHFGQVGRITGLDPAGLNFERYSNEVKLDPSDAAFVDVIHTDGASLWEMAFGIRIPNGHADFYPNGGRNQPGCKRNWWDNIWNMFNGKISVIASNVGCSHSRAIHFFIESINTSCKFTAFPCKSYLSFYTGACDKSCKNGCNRMGYHASKTATGIFYLKTNAAAPYCKN, from the exons ATG tttttcccGATGACAAACGCCATCTTCCTTCTCTTCCTGACGACGGTACATG GTTTTTGGATATCATCAGTTATGAAAGTTTTCAACCGCAAGGTTTGCTACCCACATATTGGGTGCTTCCGAAGCAGACCTCCATTTCATAATGCGAAGGGAATCCTCCCATCCTCGCCTGATGCAATCGGTATAACCTTCATGCTATACACCAGGAAAAACCACGATCAAGGACAGATACTCAAACCTTACCAGCCCCAGACGATCACAAGCTCCAGCTTCGTTGGCAGTCGACGGACTATTTTCATTACCCATGGTTTCACAGACACCGTAAAATCTGGATGGGCTTTGCAAATGAAGGACACTCTATTGAACAAA GATGATTTGAACGTGATAACCGTGGACTGGTCACGTGGTACACGAGGCATCCGTTACGACAAGTCAACAGCGAACACTCGCGTGGTTGGGGCCACGGTGGGGAAAATGGTGGAGGCCCTAACGAAGAATGCCGTAGTGTCTCCCAGTTATGTTCATCTGATCGGTCACAGCCTAGGTGCCCAGATCATGGGGTACGCCGGAAAAGAGCTACGCCATTTTGGTCAAGTTGGCAGAATCACTG GTCTAGATCCTGCTGGTTTGAATTTTGAGAGATATTCCAATGAAGTCAAATTGGATCCTTCTGACGCTGCGTTTGTTGACGTCATCCATACAGACGGAGCCTCGCTATGGGAAATGG CGTTTGGCATCAGGATACCCAATGGACATGCTGACTTTTACCCCAATGGTGGCAGAAATCAACCGGGGTGCAAACGTAACTGGTGGGACAACATATGGAACATGTTCAATGGGAAAATAAGTG TTATAGCCAGCAATGTTGGCTGCAGCCACTCCAGGGCTATCCACTTTTTCATCGAGTCCATTAACACGTCCTGTAAATTCACGGCGTTTCCCTGTAAATCCTACTTGAGCTTCTACACCGGAGCCTGTGATAAGTCATGCAAGAACGGCTGCAACAGAATGGGCTACCATGCTAGCAAAACGGCAACTGGGATTTTTTACCTGAAAACAAATGCTGCCGCGCcttattgcaaaaattaa